The Methanosarcina acetivorans C2A genome includes the window TCCATGCAACATCTTAATGCCGGAAATTTCTTGAATCTGGGCCTTTTCTTATTCGGATTGCTATCAGGTCATCCTCTCTGTGAAATTCCGGAAGAGTTTAAAGCTCCCTGAAGCCCAGCCGGTTTCATAATTTAAGCTGCCTCCCACCTGAGGGCTGGTTCACTCTGAGCAAAATTATTTCCCTGAAAACGCCTTGCTGACATCGGCAGCGTTGGTGTACTCCTTCTCTGGAAGTTCTTCGAGAACCTCCATCACCTTACTGTCAGCTTTGTGCTTTTTAGCGTGTTCGATAAGCTGTTTTTTCTTCGCAGGATAATCCATATTCTTTAAAGCTTTTTGGACTTCGATAGGACTCGTTTGCATAAAATTCCCCCATATGGTGTATTATCTCTTGAAACTTTTATTGACACAAACAGCATTTTCTGCTTTTTGTTAGAAAAGGTTATTTCAGAACGTATACCCCACTGCTGGCATCGTTTTTGGAGTTTTAACCGGATTCCTTAACCGGATTAATCCTGTTGTAGGACAATTGATGCCTTTGAATACATTCTGGGCCTTTACTGGATTTGTTCTCGTAAACAATCCTGTAAACTGTCAAATAAATTCAGTATTTAACTCGATTTTTTCTGTCAAAGTACTCCTTTCTAAAGATTCGAGTTCAGGATTTGGGTAGCAATTGCTTCTATCCTTAACGTTGCCCACCCTCCATTCAGTATTATGCAATATATATTATAAAAAAGAATTCAACTCAAACGTTTGTCGGAAGACGATTATTCTGGTCGGACAGTTCTTTATTTTTTACTGGTCTGGAGGGTCGTATTACTATAGATTCTAAATTTTTTGACTAAACTCCATTCTAAATGTTTTCAATTAGCTCCGGTTTAAGTTTAAAATACGATTTAAGCCCAAATTCCAGTTTAACTTTAACATCACTACGTAGTTCGTGGTCGAATCTGAAAAATATGGCTGAACAGAACAGAAAAAGCCCTCAAATAAAAATCCTCGTATAATTGATATACCATCGTGACAATTCTACAGCCATGAATAACAGCAAATCCAAAGATTCCATTTTACCTTCTCATCGTTCTGACCGCGCAGCCTGTGAAAACCGTGAAAAGCAACCCGCCCGGCAGTCCACGTCTACCTATGAATCTTCTACTTTTTCAAGCCCCGCCCTTGACCAGTTCAGGGGGCTTTTACCTGACTTTAACAACCGGCTTTCTCCAATGCGAGACCTGGGGCTTTCTCCCCTCGGACATTCCCGCCTGAGCTCCGAAGCCCGCCCAAGGCTTGTTTCCGACTCTGCTCTCGGACTTGTATCCGGCATTCTTCCCGGTCCTCTTTCCGGGCCCAAGAACGAAAAACCTGAAATGTCGGTAGGAAAAAGGCTTGAGATCACTCCTGACCTGCCGGGGAAGACTCTTGCAGGAGATAAGGTCGGCTCGCTCACCCTGGATGCAGATCTTCCGATGGGGCTTATTGAGAGCAGGCTGCTTACTCTCAAGCCGGCCGAAGAGGAAACGAATGAAAAAAAGTGAATGGTCAGGAAACAAAAATCGTTAGTAACTTCCATTAAAGGGGCAGTCAATACTGCTCTTTTCTTTTAGTAGTCCGTAATTTCGGAAAAACACGGAATCGAAGACAAAGGCTACTTTCGTGCGTCTCCAGTGTTTGATCTCTTCTTTTGAAACTGGATAGGAGACTTTCTCAATTTCCGATTTATCTCTCATGAAAAATAGCTGTCTTTTAGATTTGCTGCAGAAAACAGGTTAATTCATGAAATGGGTTCATGCGTCTTCGGTTAAGTGAGGAATCGTGATAAATTGCCTCTATTCTCACAACAGTTGTCAATAATGTTAATGTGTTGTGGACTGGAATTGGTATCGATTTCATGTAATAAGGCCAAAATTTAAGGCAGCCTTTTGGTGCAAAATCGACAGCTTTCAGGCAAGAAAATTCCTTAACCGATGACCAATGAAAATGGGTTAGTTCATAGCTACCATAATTCCCAAAAGGCTGACAGCCACTGCAATTACAATTATAAAAATAAGCAAAGCTGAACTATCGTTCTTCACCCGATTATTGCCCTCATAATCCATACTACTAAATATGTGGCGACACTTAAAAAACTTTTGTTAGTTAGCTGAAACTGATTGTTTCAGAATCGCAACTAAAAGACCTTATTTTCATTCATGAAACCGCAAAATTCATCTGTTTACTTATAATATTTATTATAATATTCTTGTTTATTTCTATATTTTGGGAGAGCAATTGCGGTGAACGGATTTATGAATTATTTTAGGTACTCCTCTAAACTTCAAGTTTTTCATTCTTCTTGTTATTACTTTTCTCATGTTTCCGTTATGCCTTCAGGATTATAACTTGAGGATTAGTTCCAAGAAAACCAATCCATACAACTCGATTAATAACTTTTATCTGCCTTATCTGGAATTCTACAAAAAACGAAACGTCCCCCTCAAACTTGCCTATTTACTTAAGGAGGTGTTTTTCATTATTTGAGAGACGGATTAATAATTGTCTGATTACCGAGAAAAGCATCAGGTTTATGGAGTGAAGGAAATGCGAGCATTTCATGAATGTTGACTTCATCTTTACAAGCTTCTATACAGGGGAAGATATTCCAAGAGGAGGGTCGTTTACAGGGGAAGCGGCTTGGAAAATGGAGAGGTATTCATTGGTCATCGGTTAAGGAATTTATTACGTCATCCATCACTATTTTTTTCTTTTTGCCTACTTACCTATTCCAACCATCATCTCTAAACCTTCCTCTATTTACATGTGGATCCAATGCTTGACTTTCATATACACTCATCATAGTTTCAAAAGTTCTTTCAATTCCACATCTATGAAGAATCACTGTCAATAAATTTGAAGCATTTTCGGCAAATATTATACTCCATCTCTCTTGAGTATATCGCACCATCTTTTCAGGCTTAGCTGACTGTTCTTTACTATAGAATAAGCTGTACTGTTCTTTACTATAGAATAGATTCTTCTGCTAACGATTAACGTCAACATTGCCGTCCAGAGTAGAGCTTCAATTACCTGCACATTCTTTGTCTCAAGAACGTCAAGAACGTATTTGCTTTTCAACTCCTTAAACAGCAGTTCTATATCCCATCTTGCTCCATATAATTTTGCAATGTCTTTTGCATTTAAAACATTTTTCTGTATGTTTGTAATATATATGTGAAAATTTTCCTCTTCACTGTTATATATTGCAACAAGACGTACGTTCATCTCATCTTGTTTTTGCTTGCCTTTATATGTTCTTCTTTTAAATGTTATTTTCACAACAGCATCAAGATCTTTTCCTGAGAGTTGCTTAATACATTCGCTAACAGTTTTTCCAGCAAACTCTTTGCTTTTTGTCTTAGAAAGTCCCTCTTCAACAGAAACAACAATGAGATCCATATTTTTCATAATTCTTGAGACAAAATATCCTCCATTTTCCTCAACTCTTGCAAACATTTGATTTTTGTAAAATCCAAGATCAACAAGAAGAATACGGTCTTTGATCCAGGGACCTATTTTCAATGTTTTTATCTCGGCTGTTTTTTCAGAGTACAGAGCAACTGTTTTAGGTCCGTTAGCAACCGCACTTACCATAACTCCCACTTTAACTCCTGCAGCTACATTTCTTGCTCTTGCTGCTGGAGACTTATCGGTTAAAGAGGAGTGAAGGCGAACAATTGTACTGTCCTGAATGAAAACATCCTTAAAGTTTTCGAGTTTTTTGCTAAGTTTTCTTCCAGATTCTTTTTCAAGCTCTTCTATGCCGTGAATAACACACTGATGAAGAAACTCAACAAGTTATGGAGTGAATTTATAGTACCAGCTGCTGTCTCTTATGGTATTATTTACTTCTTTTTCATATTCTCTTTTCAAACTGGCGAGTGTACGCTGCAAGCATACACCAAAACCAAGAGTTAAAACTCAAAAGATGAAGACAGGATCAATTTTACGTTCACGTTTTATAAGACCGGTTTCTTTGGCAGTTTGCCTTAACCAATCTTCGGGAAACATTTCCCGAAGAGAGTCTTCGAGAGAGATTGGGGGTGAGGTGATATAGACATACTATTATCAAGTTTTGTTAATATAAAAACACGTACAGGAATGCTTCTCTAACGCTTAACCGATGACGCATGCATTTATTTTACACTTCAATCACACCTTTTGGGTTTACGAGAAATAGTTGTGTTTCCTCCTGTACTTAGACATTTAATCCCTATCTTTTTTCCACTTCTTTTTGGCCACTCCTCCTATCACGGTGACAGAAAGACTGAAGAAGTCTATCAAGCTTGCTCAGTCTATTCCTTTCAGAATATTTTCCACCGATAGGGATTAAATGAAAGCCATATATTGAACTTTTTTACTTCTAACTGAAAATCGATTCTGCCTTTATTTCGCCGCTCTTCTCAACGCTTTTTCAAATTTATCAAGCCCGAGGTCGGCTTCTTCATCGGTCATGACGAGGGGAGGGGAAAAGCGGATTACGGAGTCTCCGCAGGGAAGGAGCAGGACTCCTTCTTTAAACGCTTCCCTGACGATCCTGTCCCTTCGGATAGGGTCTATGGATTTGTCGGATTTTACGATTTCTGCCCCTATCATAAGGCCTAGACCGCGAACGTCTCCTATGCAAGGGCAATTTTCCTGTAACTCCCTCAGACGCTGCCGGATATGCGTTCCCATTTCTCTGACACGGTTTTCCATATTTTCCTTTTCCAGGAATTCAAGGGAAGCGAGGGCTGAAGCTGAGGAGAGGAGGTTTCCCCCGAAGGTGTTTGAGTGGACCCCGGGTGGCCAGTCCATGAGAGTACTGTCTGCGAGCATTGCACCTATTGGGAGGCCTGCACCAAGGGCTTTTGCAAGGCAGGTAATATCAGCCCTTACCTCAAAGTTTTCCATGGCAAGGAAGGGGCCTGTCCTGAAACAGCCTGTCTGGACTTCATCGGCTATAAGCAGGACATCATTATCCGTGCAGATCCTTTTCACTTCTTTATGGAACTCCTGAGGAGGGACGATATAGCCCCCTTCTCCCTGGACCGGCTCGATAAAAACGGCAGCCGTATCTTCTGGGCTTAGCTCTTTTCGGAAGATCAGGTTTTCAATCTGCTTTGCACATTCGACTCCGCAGGAAGGGTATTCAAGATTCAGGGGACAGCGATAACAGTAGGCGTAATGGGTGTGCACTGTACGCATGGTGGGGAAATGCTCCTTTTGCCGGACTTTGGAACAGGTCAGGGAAAGGGCTCCCAGGGTTCGGCCGTGAAAAGCGTTGTAAAAAGCGATGAAGTTAGGGCGTTTTGTCTTCCACAGGGCAAGTTTCATTGCGGCTTCCACAGCTTCGGTTCCACTGTTGCAGTAAAAGACCTTTGAATAGCCTGAAAGCTCCCTTAGTTTTTTGGCAAGCTTTAACGGAGGCTCGGCGAAAAAGTCCCCGTATCCGCAGTGGACCATTTTCTCCAGCTGGGCTGAGATGGCGGCATTAACCTCCGGGTTTGAATGGCCTGAATTCATGACCGCAATCCCTGCGATGAAATCGATGTACTCTTTTCCGTCTATGTCTTTTATTACGGAACCTTTTGCCCTGTCAACAACAAGTGGATAGGGACGGGATACACATGCGGACATTACCTTACAGTCCTGCCCTATGATCTCCCTAGCTCTTGGGCCGACCACATCAAGCAATCCTATTTCCTGTTCGAAAAAGTCAAGTTCTGTTTCCTGTTTCCTCATCGGGTCCTCTGATTTTTCCGTTTTTTCCGAATTTCTCCATTTTTCAAGAGTTTCCGGCTCGCCGTAATCCAGAATGCTTCCCCCCTCTTCCCACATTTCATTCCATATCTATCTGAGCTCTTTGCAGCCTGCCGCTGTAATCTATATACACGGCTTTTATCTCCGTGAATTCTTTGATTGCTTCTGTCCCTGCTTCCCTGAAACCGTTTCCGGTCCCTTTTACGCCCCCGAAAGGAAGGTGGACTTCAGCCCCTATTGTAGGGGCATTGACATATGTGATTCCAGCTTCTATCTTTTTAACCGCCCTGAAAGCTTTTCCAACGTTTTCGGTGTAAATTGCCGAGGAAAGCCCGTATCTGGTGTTATTGGCAACTTCAATTGCTTCCTCAAGCCCCGAAACCGTAATGATGCTGAGCACAGGCCCAAAGATCTCTTCCTGTGCAATCCTCATATCCGGCCTGACATCCGTAAAGACAGTCGGCTCAAAAAAATAGCCCGGAAGCCCGGGATCTATGGCTTTTCCTCCGAGCAGGAGAGTTGCACCCTCTTCCATTCCTATCCGGACGTACCTTTCTATTTTTTCAAGCTGAGCTTTATTGATTATGGGCCCGATGTCCGTTTCCGGCAAAAGCCCGTTTCCTACCCTGAGAAGTTTTGTTTTTGCAAGCAGCCTTGCTGTAAATTCATCCTTTATTTTTTCGTGCAGGATCAGCCTGCTTGTTGCCGTGCAGCGCTGGCCTGTAGTCCCGAAAGCTCCCCAGAGCACGCCTTCAAGAGCAAGTTCAAGGTCGGCGTCATCCATGATAATTACCGGGTTTTTTCCCCCCAGCTCAAGTGAAACCCGCTTCATGGTTTTTGCACATTCTTCCATGATCCATTTTCCGGTTTCAAGGCTTCCTGTAAAGGAAATTGCTTTTATCCGGGGGTGCTGGACTATGGCTTTTCCGGTACTTCCGCCAGGCCCTGTCACAAGATTTACCACACCCGGAGGCAAACCCGCTTCCATCAGGATTTCAACGAGCTTGATTGCAAGCAGGGGCGTGTCGCTTGCAGGCTTGAACACGATTGCATTTCCTGCTATAAGAGCCGGCATGATCTTCCAGCCGGGAATCGCAAGAGGAAAGTTCCAGGGGGTTATCATGCCCACAACTCCTATCGGCCTGAGCACGGTCATACAGAACTTATCCTTGAGTTCGGAGGTCGTTGTCTCTCCGAACATCCGCCTGCCTTCCCCTGCGGCATAAATGGCAATATCTATCGCTTCCTGCACATCTCCCCTTGTTTCTGGCAGCACCTTTCCCATTTCCTCCGTCATGAGCCTGGCAAGATCTTCCTTTCTCTCCTGTAAAATGCGAGCTGTCCTGAAAAGCACTTCAGCTCTTCTGGGTGCCGGAACTTCGCTCCATACCCTGAACCCCTCTTCTGCCGCCTCAACTGCCCTGTCAACGTCTTCGCTTCCGGCTACCTGTACCGTGGCAAGGTTTTCAAGAGTGGCCGGATTGATGTTATCAAAAGTTTCTCCGGTTGCTGAGTCTCTCGACTCCCCACCTATGTGCAATTTATACTCCTGAACCACAAAATCCCCCTGAAACAATGAGTATAATACCACTTATAGATATCCAAAAAACGATTTCGGATGAACTGAAATATTTTCAGAGTGTTCTACTGATTTGTGCCTGACTATCCTAAAGGAGTGGTAGAGACAAATTAAAAATGGGTAGTTAAAAATGGTGGTTAAAAATGGGTGGTTAAAAATGGGTAGTAAAAAAGTATTGGCTAAGAAGGATTAGTTAAAAATACTCAAAGATATCTGATCCATATTTGTAATTCATTAACCTGAACCATTTTTAACTATTTGCCAGATCCGCTTTGATAGTTCAGAGTACTGAGCTTTAGGATCTCCTCTTTTCTGAATAAGGGAGTCTACACCGTTTTCGATAGCCTGACTCTTAATTTCTTCTTTGCCCACTCCCGTAAACAGGATGAACGGGATATTAATTCTCTTATCACGGATAGTTTTCAGAAACGAAATGCCGTCCATATAAGGCATATCATAATCCGAAACCACTACGTCATAGGAGAGCTCATCTAATTTCTCAAGAGCCTGTCTTGCGGATTCCACGGTATCGGAGTTTATGTCGTGGAATACCTCTAAGAACGTTTTTGACAGCTCCAAGAATACTGGGTCGTCGTCTACAAGCAGTACTTTCATGGGGGTTTTCTCCGCAACGTTATGATTTGCAATATAAAAGGAACACCATGTTCCCGTTAAGAGGTTTTGCAGTTCAGTTGCATTTTTGGTAGTTCCTGCATGGAACTGGTATATGCCAAGCTAAGGTACAATTTCATACTTCTATCCCCCTTTTGCAAGCTCAACCCCGGCAGACAGGAATTAAGTCGTCTGATATCGTATGGTTTTGAAATACCATTAGAGCATATTTCTCAACTGAGTTTTTATGTTATAAGTAATAAGATCTTTTAGTTAATATAAAAAGTTATCTTACGTAAATAAGTTCTTTCACAAGCTGCTCGGATTTTATAACAATTTTATTTGTTTTTTACAAAAAATACTTATTATCATTAAAAAAAGTTCTGGAAGATGCGAAAGAATTAAGGCAGGTAAAGTAGGGGCGAAAAAAAAGGTAAAATAACTGAAAAAGCAGAACCTGAAGATATAAGAAAAATTGAAAGGAAAGTCTAAATGAGATATCGGAAAGGAAATGCAGAAAAAAAATCAGGGTTTTATCCCTGACCGATAAAGTTATCTATCTCCTTTTTCAGCATATGGCTCAGGATCTTTCCGTCAACTGTCCCTCTGTATTCCTTCATGACAATGCCCATGAGAGGACCGAGGGCAGAAGGCCCCTTGTCTTTTATGAAATCTCCTTTTTCCATGACCATCTGTTTTATGAAATTTTCTACTTCCTCAGGATCAAAGGCACTCAGGCCGAGCTTTGAGATTGCCTCCTGGACTGTCAGTTCAGGCTCTTTTGCAAGGGCGGTCAGAAGGTCCTGAATTGCTTCTTTTGCAATTTCCTGGTTTGAAATGGCTGCAAAAAGTCCTTTGAAGTGTTCATCCGTGAGGTTATCCGTCTCAACTCCGTTTCTCCTGATCTCCGGGACGATTCCTACAAGGGTTCTGGCAATAAGGGTTGAGTTAACATTTGCGTCCTTCGTGTAGGTCTCCAGAAGGATTTCAAAGAGGGGAAGATACCTTGAATAAGCCACTTTTTCGGCAAGTTCCTTATTCAGGCCGCTTTCGGAGGCAAACCGCTTTGCTCTTTTGGTCAGGAGTTCCGGAGGCTTTATGGAATCAAAATACTCCTGTGAGATTTCTATCTGGGGGACATCGGTTTCAGGGTACATCCTTGCCGCACCCGGAAGGGGGCGCATGTAAGCGGTGTTCCCGTCAGGAAGAGCTTTTCGGGTCTCCTCAGGGATTCCTTCAATGGCTTCCTTTGCCCTGTTAATTACTGCCTCAATTGCAAGCCTGGCTTTTTCGGGTTCATCCGCAACCATGACGAAGGCATCTTCAGGGCCTGCACCGATTGCGTCCTTTACAGCCTGGACTTCCTTTTCGGTTATCCCGTAGTTCGGAAGTTCATCTGTGTGGAAAAGCCCTCCGACACCTGCAGTCTTTGCCCTATCCGAAAACTCGGTTCCCAGCCTTCTTCCGGGCTGGACTTCCTTGCCCACAAGCCTGTTAAATTTCTTCAGGAGGGCAGCAAGGATTGAGCCTTTCTTTACGCCCTTTTGCAGGACTTTGGACTTCGTGTCCATGAAAAGCCCTGTTACATCATAGATCTCCTCGCAAACAAAGGCTTTTCTCTCAAGGAGTTCTTGCCTGATAAAAAGAAGGTTCAACTGCCGTTCAACTTCCCTTCGGACGATGTCTTCTATGAGGTCAAGGGCCTGCACTCCTTTGATTTCAACCCTTTCCCCTCTGGCAATTGAGATGTTTACGTCCTGCCTGATCGTGCCAAGCCCTCTTTTTACCTTCCCTGTGGATCTGAGCACCATTCCTATATATTCTGCAACCTCCCGGGCGTGCCTTGGGGACCTTATGTCAGGGGCGGTTGCAATTTCGACAAGCGGAATCCCTAGCCTGTCCAGGGAATAGACTATTGAGTCTCCTTTTTCCTCTATTTTCTGGGCGGCTTCTTCTTCCACGCAGAGGCTGTCAATTCCGCAGCGCCCTTCCGAGGTCTCAATGTACCCGTCACTTGCCAGAAATGCAGTCCTCTGAAAGCCACTGGTGTTTGATCCGTCCACAACGATCTTTCTCATCACATGCATCTGGTCGACAGGCTTCATGTTGAAAAGCTTGGAAACCCCGAGGGAAATGTCCAGAGCTTCCTTATTGAGTTCCCTTGGAGGCTCCTCGTCGTTTTCTATGAGGCAGGTAGTGTCATAAGCCTTGTAAATGTACTTCCTCCTGATCTTTGTCTGCTCCACCGCAGCCCTGTCCTTTTCTCCCATCTCGCTTTCCGTAGCCCTGAGATACCTGAAAAACTCGAAGTCCGAATCCCCGATGTCCCTGATCAGGGTAGGACACCTGCAGAACAATTTCTCTTTTGAGTCAAGCTGCTGGTGAATTTCAAGCCCGGCTTTCAGCCCAAGTTCACTGTAGTCGTATTTTTCCATATTTTCACCCGAATCTAAGCAGGAGGCGCCTTAATCCTTTTTAAATATCTCTAATTTTTCCTTTAGTCTTCCCTTCAATTTGTCTTTAATTTTCCGTTAATTTCTCTTTCAAATCCAGCTCTCTTTGCTCTTCCTTATCTTTTAAGCTCATCGGCTCGCTATAATTTCCTCTTCTTTTTAAACCCTCTTTCTGCGCTTGTTTCCTCTCTTAGCTCTTTTAGGTGCTGCATTAGTAGTTATCAGGAATTGTCCGTAAGAAACTGAATGTAAAAGGTGCGGTAGAATGTATAAAGGTATCTCTGTATATAAGATTGAAGTAATTGCTGGCCCATTTTGCATGATAAAATAAGTTAGTAGAGCTTGATCGCTTTCAATAGAAATCAGGCATATCAACAAGTTGATGAGAAACATTTCCGGGACAAAACAATAAATAAAAGTGTTATAAAGTCTAAAGATGTACTAAAGGTATTATTTTTTACTCCTGGCTAACACTTATTTTACATACAGATTCCCTACTTTTGTGAGTTATAGAATTAAATTTAATAGTTGAGAGAGATTAGGATGCCAGTAGAAACGGGAAGGGAGCAGCTTGAACCGCAATTTGATCCAAAAGTTATTGAAAATGCTGTCAATCGGTTTTTTATTTGTGAGAGGGCTCTGTGCATAAATAATGTCTGTGTGGAATGGACTATTCAGCATCTAACCTATCCGGAGCCTTCGGAAACTCCTGGTGCTGACAGTCTGTATTTGCGCTTCGACCTGGGATGGGGGCGGAGCCTATACAGGAGATACCATTCTACTCAGGCTCTTTCTTGAGGGGGAACATAATGAGGAGGTCAGGCTGGAGTTTGTAGAGGCCGAATCGACCGGGCTTCTGGATTGGGAAATGTTCCGGGACTTCAATATGATCCCTGCTTACCTGCAGCTGGTAAAGCCCGTACTTTATCGCTGCCTGTTGAAGATGATTTGTTCGGAAACGTATATCGTTATTATATCAAGGCCACTGAAACCGGACAGTTCCTTTTCGGCCTAGCAACTGACGTTTCCCTGAGTGCGTCGACATTTGCCGGCAACAACCTCGGGATTATTACAGCCCCTGTAGCTGTCCATAACCGTTTTGCTGTTGCGGTGGACCAGGAGTATCTGAAGGAAAGACGAAGGTTTCGAACCGGTCTCCCGGCTGCCGGACATGCCAGCCTGTGACTCTCTGAAGTTAAACGGAACCCGTCTGTTCCTGCACACCACGAACGGCGAAAGCCTGGAACTCTCACTCAAGGGTTCCTCCCGGCCAAAAGAACTTGCTCACTGCTTCGGGGCATGTGCAGAAAGGCAGCTCCTGCTGAAAAGTCGCAGAGCTTTTGCTATAGATCCGGACAGCAACCACGTGAGCCTGTACAGCCGGACTGTGCGGCGTATCGAACGTGACTTTGCCATGAAGCTGTCCAGAAAGCGCTGGGAAGAAGCCCGTAAAATCACCGTTATCCCTGCAAAATCCCGGCCGGCTGATAAGCGCTTCCTTGCAAATTCTAACAGTCAGGAGGTCCATGACCTGAACAATGAAAAAGCGCAGTGCCAGATAGATAAAATAATCCGAAACGGACATTCTCTTGTGTTTGCAAAAGATACTCTCGCTCAGGCTCACTGGGAAGGTTATGACAACTGTGCTTTTTGCCTGGGGAAGTCACTGCGTTGAACTTTCCCGTTTTTGTAGAAAAGGGAAAATTGAAACCTTTTCAGTCCAGCAGAATCAATGTATACGGTACAGGAGCCGTATCGTCCATCGGGAACTTTTGGAGCGGAGTACCGATTTTTTCCAGGGTTTTGTCCATCCTTACCCCGAGCCCCATAAGACACGGCCTGCGGAGAGTCGGGTGATGGCAGGGCCCGCCTGCTCCCGCGCACTTTACGTCGGAGTAGTCTTTTGTAGCACACCAGGTACACATGCCTGGAAAGGTGGCAAGGGCGGTGTTATATCCCAGGGTCCAGGCGAGTTTTTCGAGTTCAAGGACACCGGGCTGAATCGTTTCTTTTCGGTCTTTCATTATTGTTTTCAGGTTATTCTGGAACTGCTGTTTTACAGCTTCGTCTCCAGGAGGTTCGAAGCTGTATTTTACGAAATTCTCGCTGACTTCCCGGGGAAAGACATTATCGGAATTCCATTCAACGAGAAGGGCCCATTCGTAGTCTGCAAGCATTTTTTTGAATTCGTCCACTGTCGGGATGAAGGGGGGACAGACACGGCTCCCGTAGCCATTGCAGCCGAAAATACACTTCAGGACAGTTCGATCTTCTATCACGATATTTTCTGCGGGCAAGAGTCTGAGACTTTTTGCACCCAGCTCTTTTGCCTTTTCTTCCAGAAGCCTGTAGTTTTCATCATCTATCTTCATAGTTTATACTCGTATGATCAAGGACAATAAGTTATGCTGCACTGGGATGACCTTTGTCCAGTTCTCTGCCCTTTTCACTCTTCCAAAAATTAAATTTCTCTTCCCTATTACCCCTTCTAAATCCGATGCAATTATATTTCTTGCAGGTGAATAAAGTAATTGGGGTTACTGAATGGGAATCGTCAATTTCAGGAAAATAATGATTGCAACCGATGGTTCGATCTGTTCCAGGATAGCTGCGAACTATGCGATAGAGCTTGCCCGTTTGAGCGGGGGCACTGTTTATGCGGTATATGTGGTGTCCACGGA containing:
- a CDS encoding DUF2284 domain-containing protein → MKIDDENYRLLEEKAKELGAKSLRLLPAENIVIEDRTVLKCIFGCNGYGSRVCPPFIPTVDEFKKMLADYEWALLVEWNSDNVFPREVSENFVKYSFEPPGDEAVKQQFQNNLKTIMKDRKETIQPGVLELEKLAWTLGYNTALATFPGMCTWCATKDYSDVKCAGAGGPCHHPTLRRPCLMGLGVRMDKTLEKIGTPLQKFPMDDTAPVPYTLILLD
- a CDS encoding DUF2795 domain-containing protein, which encodes MQTSPIEVQKALKNMDYPAKKKQLIEHAKKHKADSKVMEVLEELPEKEYTNAADVSKAFSGK
- a CDS encoding aminotransferase class III-fold pyridoxal phosphate-dependent enzyme, producing MWEEGGSILDYGEPETLEKWRNSEKTEKSEDPMRKQETELDFFEQEIGLLDVVGPRAREIIGQDCKVMSACVSRPYPLVVDRAKGSVIKDIDGKEYIDFIAGIAVMNSGHSNPEVNAAISAQLEKMVHCGYGDFFAEPPLKLAKKLRELSGYSKVFYCNSGTEAVEAAMKLALWKTKRPNFIAFYNAFHGRTLGALSLTCSKVRQKEHFPTMRTVHTHYAYCYRCPLNLEYPSCGVECAKQIENLIFRKELSPEDTAAVFIEPVQGEGGYIVPPQEFHKEVKRICTDNDVLLIADEVQTGCFRTGPFLAMENFEVRADITCLAKALGAGLPIGAMLADSTLMDWPPGVHSNTFGGNLLSSASALASLEFLEKENMENRVREMGTHIRQRLRELQENCPCIGDVRGLGLMIGAEIVKSDKSIDPIRRDRIVREAFKEGVLLLPCGDSVIRFSPPLVMTDEEADLGLDKFEKALRRAAK
- a CDS encoding response regulator, encoding MKVLLVDDDPVFLELSKTFLEVFHDINSDTVESARQALEKLDELSYDVVVSDYDMPYMDGISFLKTIRDKRINIPFILFTGVGKEEIKSQAIENGVDSLIQKRGDPKAQYSELSKRIWQIVKNGSG
- the gatE gene encoding Glu-tRNA(Gln) amidotransferase subunit GatE; protein product: MEKYDYSELGLKAGLEIHQQLDSKEKLFCRCPTLIRDIGDSDFEFFRYLRATESEMGEKDRAAVEQTKIRRKYIYKAYDTTCLIENDEEPPRELNKEALDISLGVSKLFNMKPVDQMHVMRKIVVDGSNTSGFQRTAFLASDGYIETSEGRCGIDSLCVEEEAAQKIEEKGDSIVYSLDRLGIPLVEIATAPDIRSPRHAREVAEYIGMVLRSTGKVKRGLGTIRQDVNISIARGERVEIKGVQALDLIEDIVRREVERQLNLLFIRQELLERKAFVCEEIYDVTGLFMDTKSKVLQKGVKKGSILAALLKKFNRLVGKEVQPGRRLGTEFSDRAKTAGVGGLFHTDELPNYGITEKEVQAVKDAIGAGPEDAFVMVADEPEKARLAIEAVINRAKEAIEGIPEETRKALPDGNTAYMRPLPGAARMYPETDVPQIEISQEYFDSIKPPELLTKRAKRFASESGLNKELAEKVAYSRYLPLFEILLETYTKDANVNSTLIARTLVGIVPEIRRNGVETDNLTDEHFKGLFAAISNQEIAKEAIQDLLTALAKEPELTVQEAISKLGLSAFDPEEVENFIKQMVMEKGDFIKDKGPSALGPLMGIVMKEYRGTVDGKILSHMLKKEIDNFIGQG
- a CDS encoding aldehyde dehydrogenase family protein, whose protein sequence is MVQEYKLHIGGESRDSATGETFDNINPATLENLATVQVAGSEDVDRAVEAAEEGFRVWSEVPAPRRAEVLFRTARILQERKEDLARLMTEEMGKVLPETRGDVQEAIDIAIYAAGEGRRMFGETTTSELKDKFCMTVLRPIGVVGMITPWNFPLAIPGWKIMPALIAGNAIVFKPASDTPLLAIKLVEILMEAGLPPGVVNLVTGPGGSTGKAIVQHPRIKAISFTGSLETGKWIMEECAKTMKRVSLELGGKNPVIIMDDADLELALEGVLWGAFGTTGQRCTATSRLILHEKIKDEFTARLLAKTKLLRVGNGLLPETDIGPIINKAQLEKIERYVRIGMEEGATLLLGGKAIDPGLPGYFFEPTVFTDVRPDMRIAQEEIFGPVLSIITVSGLEEAIEVANNTRYGLSSAIYTENVGKAFRAVKKIEAGITYVNAPTIGAEVHLPFGGVKGTGNGFREAGTEAIKEFTEIKAVYIDYSGRLQRAQIDME